One genomic window of Dermacentor andersoni chromosome 8, qqDerAnde1_hic_scaffold, whole genome shotgun sequence includes the following:
- the LOC129386814 gene encoding uncharacterized protein, protein MKKIYTPNALVFLGHISFTEPEVEAEVFDFVCLILPPTIYKVPSSVKSKLVYGHTIDDAVSMLTCISQKGINPLPVYAVSVTLKGRWYRPKVDDFNEPTIGAYGVFEECESFHEYGIPQLICSQTNTKYLSNLDINQTGLYMRTYDKSPGKKQTFVYDDIETQGKKICHARYNDKLYAYTIAPYDVNYDYAPSVCQQRIPGGFSRIQAYKKLAGFLTNFASKQLKDCLGVVSG, encoded by the exons ATGAA gaaaATCTACACACCAAATGCTTTGGTGTTCCTGGGGCATATATCTTTTACAGAGCCAGAAGTCGAAGCTGAAGTATTTGATTTCGTATGCCTAATACTGCCGCCAACTATCTACAAAGTTCCATCAAGCGTCAAGAGTAAGCTGGTCTACGGGCACACTATT GATGACGCGGTGAGTATGCTGACTTGTATCAGCCAAAAGGGAATCAACCCTCTGCCTGTCTACGCTGTTTCGGTCACCTTGAAAGGCCGCTGGTACAGGCCCAAAGTGGACGATTTCAATGAACCAACTATCGGCGCTTACGGTGTTTTCGAGGAGTGCGAGAGCTTCCACGAATACGGGATTCCCCAACTG ATCTGCAGCCAAACCAATAcgaaatatctcagcaacttagACATAAACCAAACGGGTCTATATATGCGGACTTACGATAAGTCACCTGGGAAAAAGCAAACGTTCGTGTATGACGACATCGAGACCCAGGGGAAAAAG ATCTGTCATGCCAGGTACAATGACAAATTGTATGCCTATACAATTGCTCCGTACGACGTTAACTACGACTACGCTCCCTCCGTGTGCCAGCAGAGGATTCCAGGTGGATTCAGCAGAATCCAGGCCTACAAGAAGCTCGCCGGATTTCTTACAAACTTCGCTAGCAAGCAGCTCAAAGATTGCCTTGGCGTTGTTAGCGGATAA